A region from the Corynebacterium halotolerans YIM 70093 = DSM 44683 genome encodes:
- a CDS encoding phosphate/phosphite/phosphonate ABC transporter substrate-binding protein: protein MSLQSVLRGATGIGTAVAAASLLAACGSSEAAKPITFAAVPSESAATLETSFENITELLEQETGQAVEFQNASDYAAVIEGMRAGQIDVASFGPFAYVIGKDSGIDMEAVASPTNDPEVAPAYTSLAYVREGSDIDSLEDLRGRNVCFVDAASTSGYLIPMKGLMDSGIDMDTDLTEILAGGHDASLLSLDAGNCDAAFAHDTMLQTLEESGQVTPGSLVPVWESDPITEDPITVNRGSLEPELADRIATILEEQANVPALVEAGICSSGEDCTLPEEIEYGFLPVDDSDFDAIRDVCAVTDADACQNVG from the coding sequence ATGTCCCTCCAGTCCGTCCTCCGCGGGGCCACCGGCATCGGCACCGCCGTTGCCGCCGCCTCCCTCCTCGCCGCCTGCGGTTCCTCCGAGGCCGCCAAGCCGATCACCTTCGCCGCCGTGCCGTCGGAGTCCGCCGCCACCCTGGAGACCTCCTTCGAGAACATCACCGAACTCCTGGAGCAGGAGACCGGCCAGGCGGTCGAGTTCCAGAACGCCTCCGACTACGCCGCCGTCATCGAGGGCATGCGCGCCGGTCAGATCGACGTCGCCTCCTTCGGTCCCTTCGCCTATGTCATCGGCAAGGACTCCGGCATCGACATGGAGGCCGTCGCCTCCCCGACCAACGACCCGGAGGTCGCCCCCGCCTACACCTCCCTGGCCTACGTCCGCGAGGGCTCCGACATCGACAGCCTCGAGGATCTCCGGGGCAGGAACGTCTGCTTCGTCGACGCCGCCTCCACCTCCGGCTACCTCATCCCCATGAAGGGCCTGATGGACTCCGGCATCGACATGGACACCGACCTGACCGAGATCCTCGCGGGCGGGCACGACGCCTCCCTGCTCTCCCTGGACGCCGGCAACTGCGACGCCGCCTTCGCCCACGACACCATGCTGCAGACCCTCGAGGAGTCCGGCCAGGTGACGCCGGGTTCCCTGGTCCCCGTCTGGGAGTCCGACCCGATCACCGAGGACCCGATCACCGTCAACCGCGGCTCCCTCGAGCCTGAGCTGGCCGACCGGATCGCCACCATCCTGGAGGAGCAGGCCAACGTGCCGGCGCTCGTCGAGGCCGGCATCTGCTCCTCCGGGGAGGACTGCACCCTGCCCGAGGAGATCGAGTACGGCTTCCTGCCGGTCGACGACTCCGACTTCGACGCCATCCGCGACGTCTGCGCGGTCACCGACGCCGACGCCTGCCAGAACGTCGGTTAA
- a CDS encoding ABC transporter ATP-binding protein, translating into MHVSRRGLPGRSGRDAAGLVRGISLTIGRGERVGLIGQSGSGKSLTALAVMGLLPGTLTARGSVALNGTEIIGLDDRRMRPLRGRAVSMVFQEPMTALDPLMTVGKQVAEVAGRADVADLFSDVALPPEKMSAYPHELSGGQRQRVLIAMALANNPDLLICDEPTTALDVTVQDQILTLLSRLVEERGVALLFITHDLGVISRMCERVHVMHDGVILESGDTPSVLEAPRHEYTAGLVAASRPGAPAAVREVGGPVLRLEGVTREFGGLRALDDVSLTVRRGERLGIVGGSGSGKTTLLRQFAGLDAPDSGTVTVDDGVQVVFQDPMSSLNPRLRVDRSVAEGMPRPDRHRVREVLAEVGLPADAAGRYPHEFSGGQRQRISIARALAGKPAVLLADEAVSALDVSVRAQVLELLDKLVDEYGLTLVFISHDLSVVRQVCTTVAVMHEGRIVEHGPTEDVWRDPQHEYTKSLLAAIPVL; encoded by the coding sequence CTGCACGTCAGCCGCCGCGGGCTCCCGGGTCGTTCCGGGCGTGACGCCGCCGGGCTGGTGCGCGGCATCTCGCTGACGATCGGCCGCGGCGAACGCGTCGGGCTGATCGGCCAGTCCGGCTCCGGCAAGTCCCTGACGGCCCTGGCGGTCATGGGCCTGCTGCCCGGCACGCTGACCGCGCGGGGCTCGGTGGCGTTGAACGGCACGGAGATCATCGGCCTCGACGACCGCCGCATGCGCCCGTTGCGCGGTAGGGCGGTGTCCATGGTCTTCCAGGAGCCGATGACCGCGCTCGACCCGCTGATGACCGTCGGGAAACAGGTCGCCGAGGTCGCCGGGCGGGCGGACGTGGCCGACCTGTTCTCCGACGTCGCCCTGCCGCCGGAGAAGATGTCGGCCTACCCGCACGAGCTCTCCGGCGGACAGCGCCAGCGCGTGCTCATCGCCATGGCCCTGGCCAACAACCCCGACCTGCTGATCTGCGACGAACCGACCACCGCCCTGGACGTGACGGTCCAGGACCAGATCCTCACGCTGCTGTCCCGGCTCGTCGAGGAGCGCGGCGTCGCCCTGCTGTTCATCACCCACGACCTCGGAGTGATCTCCCGGATGTGCGAGCGCGTCCACGTCATGCACGACGGCGTGATCCTCGAATCCGGCGACACTCCCTCGGTGCTGGAGGCGCCCCGGCACGAGTATACCGCCGGTCTCGTCGCGGCCTCCCGCCCCGGCGCGCCCGCGGCCGTCCGGGAAGTCGGGGGGCCGGTGCTGCGGCTCGAGGGAGTGACCCGCGAGTTCGGTGGGCTGCGCGCACTCGACGATGTCTCGCTGACCGTCCGCCGCGGCGAGCGCCTGGGCATCGTCGGCGGTTCCGGCTCCGGCAAGACCACCCTGCTGCGCCAGTTTGCCGGTCTCGATGCCCCCGATTCCGGCACGGTGACCGTGGACGACGGGGTGCAGGTGGTCTTCCAGGACCCGATGAGCTCGCTGAACCCGCGGCTGCGGGTGGACAGGTCCGTGGCCGAGGGGATGCCGCGCCCCGACCGGCACCGGGTGCGCGAGGTGCTCGCCGAGGTCGGGCTCCCGGCGGACGCGGCCGGCCGCTACCCGCACGAGTTCTCCGGGGGCCAGCGCCAGCGCATCTCGATCGCCCGGGCCCTCGCCGGTAAACCGGCGGTGCTGCTCGCCGATGAGGCCGTCTCCGCCCTCGACGTCTCCGTGCGCGCCCAGGTGCTCGAGCTGCTCGACAAGCTCGTCGACGAGTACGGGCTGACCCTGGTGTTCATCTCCCACGACCTGTCCGTGGTCCGGCAGGTGTGCACCACCGTCGCGGTGATGCACGAGGGCAGGATCGTCGAGCACGGCCCCACCGAGGACGTGTGGCGCGATCCGCAGCACGAGTACACGAAGTCCCTGCTGGCGGCCATCCCGGTGCTGTAG
- a CDS encoding GntR family transcriptional regulator has translation MNPTRPLQQHEEIAAWLRDAIGTREFSPGDPLPSEAELCRRFNSSRGPVRQAMATLRSEGLISSGRGRRSTVLETTPTETFEATISATTAFQRLGAIPGQETRWVARRPAPADVAAALGVAEGGPIVSVHRLRLADAVPVLVERQNYPLEIGRHLLDFDPDAGSVHRRLLDAGVDYDNLARSFDAIPADADDAELLDIAPGTPLLRLTLRAFTRAGEPVEFSDYRYRSDLVTLGVNTVRGNPSPLWMEIRR, from the coding sequence GTGAACCCCACCCGCCCGCTGCAGCAGCACGAGGAGATCGCCGCGTGGCTGCGCGACGCCATCGGAACACGGGAGTTCTCCCCCGGTGACCCGCTGCCCTCCGAGGCCGAGCTGTGCCGGCGGTTCAACTCCTCCCGTGGGCCGGTGCGTCAGGCCATGGCCACCCTGCGCTCGGAGGGGCTGATCTCCTCCGGGCGCGGCCGGCGATCCACGGTGCTGGAGACCACCCCGACCGAGACCTTCGAGGCCACCATCTCCGCCACCACCGCCTTCCAACGGCTGGGTGCGATCCCGGGACAGGAGACCCGGTGGGTGGCCCGCCGCCCGGCCCCCGCGGATGTCGCGGCGGCCCTCGGGGTGGCCGAGGGCGGGCCGATCGTCTCCGTGCACCGCCTGCGGCTCGCCGACGCCGTGCCCGTGCTCGTTGAGCGGCAGAACTACCCGCTGGAGATCGGACGCCACCTGCTGGACTTCGACCCCGACGCCGGCTCCGTGCACCGCCGCCTGCTGGACGCCGGCGTCGACTACGACAACCTGGCCCGTTCCTTCGACGCGATTCCCGCCGACGCCGACGACGCCGAGCTGCTGGACATCGCACCGGGGACTCCCCTGCTGCGCCTGACGCTGCGCGCGTTCACCCGCGCCGGTGAGCCAGTGGAGTTCTCCGACTACCGCTACCGCAGCGATCTGGTCACCCTGGGCGTGAACACCGTGCGCGGCAATCCCTCACCGTTGTGGATGGAAATCCGGCGGTGA
- a CDS encoding ABC transporter substrate-binding protein, protein MHSRRWSASLLAVISLVGLVLASCSAGSTATQIGRVAGASIVVGTTGVPASLDFTATGGAAIPQALMSNVYEGLVRIDQDGGIRPQLAESWEVSDGRTRYTFDLREDVTFSNGDPFNAESAKFSIEYVQNEWTNGLKSQMDVVEDVEVLDEHVLQVTLSRPSNNWLWSMGTLTGAMMTPSGIPTLATEPVGTGPYVLDRFAVGESISFDVREDYWGTPAHQDAAIRYFSDAVSAVNALRSGDIDLVWAMQAPELLDTLPEEYEVEVGTTNGEVIFSMNNDAAPFDDVRVRQAVAHAVDRTAVNEVVWEGLATDTGGAPVPPTDPWFTGHNYYPHDPGRARELLAEAGYGEGNRPEVTISVPSLPYAQNISELVYSQLSEVGFDVELTTVEFPAVWLAEVMGAHDYQMSIIAHVEPRDIPTLFGDADGYLGFDDAGVREQLLAADTGEDQVRHMRAAVDGIMAEAGALTLFNSPNIVVLSPGVEGVNPNVVTDALQLSEMEKA, encoded by the coding sequence ATGCATTCAAGAAGGTGGTCGGCGTCACTGCTGGCGGTCATCAGCCTGGTCGGCCTCGTGCTCGCCTCCTGCTCCGCGGGCTCCACCGCGACGCAGATCGGGCGGGTGGCCGGGGCGTCGATAGTCGTCGGCACCACCGGGGTGCCCGCCTCCCTGGACTTCACCGCCACGGGCGGGGCGGCGATCCCGCAGGCGTTGATGTCGAATGTCTACGAGGGGCTGGTGCGCATCGACCAGGACGGCGGGATCCGGCCCCAGCTCGCGGAGTCCTGGGAGGTCTCCGACGGCCGCACCCGCTACACCTTCGACCTGCGCGAGGACGTGACCTTCTCCAACGGTGACCCCTTCAACGCCGAATCCGCGAAATTCTCCATCGAGTACGTGCAGAACGAGTGGACCAACGGCCTGAAGTCCCAGATGGACGTCGTCGAGGACGTCGAGGTGCTCGACGAGCACGTCCTGCAGGTCACCCTGTCGCGCCCCAGCAACAACTGGCTGTGGTCGATGGGCACGCTGACCGGCGCGATGATGACGCCGTCCGGTATTCCGACGCTGGCCACCGAACCGGTCGGCACGGGACCGTACGTGCTCGACCGCTTCGCCGTCGGCGAGTCCATCTCCTTCGACGTCCGCGAGGACTACTGGGGAACCCCCGCGCACCAGGACGCCGCGATCCGCTACTTCTCCGACGCCGTCTCCGCCGTCAACGCGCTGCGCTCCGGCGACATCGACCTGGTGTGGGCCATGCAGGCGCCCGAGCTGCTGGACACCCTGCCCGAGGAGTACGAGGTGGAGGTGGGCACCACCAACGGCGAGGTGATCTTCTCCATGAACAACGACGCCGCGCCGTTCGACGACGTCCGCGTGCGGCAGGCCGTGGCCCACGCCGTCGACCGCACGGCCGTCAACGAGGTGGTCTGGGAGGGCCTGGCCACCGACACCGGCGGCGCACCGGTGCCCCCGACCGACCCCTGGTTCACGGGCCACAACTACTACCCCCACGACCCGGGGCGGGCGCGGGAGCTGCTGGCCGAGGCCGGCTACGGCGAGGGGAACCGGCCGGAGGTGACCATCTCCGTGCCCAGCCTGCCCTACGCGCAGAACATCTCCGAACTGGTGTACTCGCAGCTGAGCGAGGTCGGCTTCGACGTCGAGCTGACCACCGTCGAGTTCCCCGCCGTGTGGCTCGCCGAGGTCATGGGCGCGCATGACTACCAGATGTCGATCATCGCCCACGTCGAACCCCGCGACATCCCCACCCTGTTCGGCGACGCGGACGGCTACCTCGGTTTCGACGACGCGGGCGTGCGCGAACAGTTGCTGGCCGCCGACACCGGCGAAGACCAGGTCCGGCACATGCGCGCGGCCGTCGACGGCATCATGGCGGAGGCCGGCGCGCTGACCCTGTTCAACTCACCGAATATCGTGGTGCTCTCCCCCGGCGTGGAGGGCGTGAACCCGAACGTGGTCACCGACGCCCTCCAGCTGTCGGAGATGGAGAAGGCATGA
- a CDS encoding GntR family transcriptional regulator → MSQVSEARLQQYEEIAAHLRAAIRDGEYAPGEPLPSEAELCRRFETARGTVRQAMATLRNEGLISSGQGRRSRVLDTVPSQSFDGVISFTQWCVSSGITPGQQTQWVTRRPADAGLAAALDIPDRAPVVSVFRLRLMDGTPAMVERLNYPLEAGQHILSFDPDSGSIYQRLLDSGVDIDHATRTIDAVGATAEDAALLEVPEGTPLLRVRRRAFTGEGTPVESSDDRYLPDKASFTLNSIRGNNPSSVSMIHGEMAR, encoded by the coding sequence GTGTCCCAGGTGTCCGAGGCCCGTCTTCAGCAGTACGAGGAGATCGCCGCCCATCTCCGCGCCGCGATCCGCGACGGCGAGTACGCCCCGGGGGAGCCGCTGCCGAGCGAGGCGGAACTGTGCCGCCGCTTCGAGACCGCCCGAGGCACCGTCCGCCAGGCCATGGCCACCCTGCGCAACGAGGGGCTCATCTCCTCCGGGCAGGGCCGACGCTCCCGGGTGCTCGACACCGTCCCCTCCCAGTCCTTCGACGGGGTCATCTCCTTCACCCAGTGGTGCGTCAGTTCCGGCATCACGCCCGGCCAGCAGACCCAGTGGGTCACCCGCCGCCCCGCCGACGCCGGCCTGGCCGCCGCCCTCGACATCCCCGACCGGGCCCCGGTGGTCTCGGTGTTCCGGCTGCGCCTCATGGACGGGACACCGGCGATGGTCGAGCGGCTGAACTACCCGCTCGAGGCCGGGCAGCACATCCTCAGCTTCGACCCGGACTCCGGCTCGATCTACCAGCGCCTGCTCGACTCGGGCGTCGACATCGACCACGCGACCCGCACCATCGACGCCGTGGGCGCCACCGCCGAGGACGCCGCCCTGCTCGAGGTCCCGGAGGGCACTCCCCTGCTCCGGGTGCGCCGCCGCGCCTTCACCGGCGAGGGCACACCCGTCGAGTCCTCCGATGACCGGTACCTGCCCGACAAGGCGAGCTTCACCCTCAACTCCATCCGGGGCAACAACCCGTCCTCGGTGTCGATGATCCACGGGGAGATGGCACGCTAG
- a CDS encoding helix-turn-helix domain-containing protein: MVTGGDSPPGPVRQAQGIALAKKAGEYTGRKRALSPEKVAEARRRADAGKSTVAIAKDLGVSRATLYRALSKGD, translated from the coding sequence GTGGTGACCGGAGGCGACAGCCCACCCGGTCCTGTTCGCCAGGCCCAGGGGATTGCCCTGGCGAAAAAGGCCGGCGAGTACACAGGTCGCAAACGTGCTCTCAGTCCGGAGAAAGTTGCAGAGGCCCGTCGGCGGGCCGACGCCGGCAAATCCACGGTCGCCATCGCCAAAGACCTCGGCGTCAGCAGGGCCACCCTCTACCGGGCACTATCGAAGGGCGATTAA
- a CDS encoding TIGR03364 family FAD-dependent oxidoreductase has protein sequence MENSSDLIVVGSGILGLATAFLAHEQGRTVHVIDSSDRPVGSSIQNFGHACFTGQADIVQGVVRDSRAGWLRAAQAAGFWAAESGTHVPAMTELELQVLREFSEHREGEVTLLDGRGVAGAIGNPDLPAVGGAHLPRDMRVDPREVAPVLAAWLARQGVRFTWNTRVTDVGDGKVATTRGEFAAGQVVVCPGYGLAGLFPELAERHGVRVCTLVMALIDRPERVRRDLGMLTGTSLARYDGFAAMPSVPALRAELAEREPELVDCVANLMATGIPGGLLVGDSHAYSATPEPFLDEGIAELLLDRATALLGIDRPVVRQRWLGRYSDSPETNLVLERPDTRTTVAVVTSGIGMTLSFGIAELILNGGEIPGF, from the coding sequence ATGGAAAATTCCTCTGATCTCATCGTCGTCGGGTCCGGCATTCTCGGGCTCGCCACCGCTTTCCTGGCCCACGAGCAGGGCCGCACCGTCCACGTCATCGACAGCTCTGACCGGCCCGTCGGTTCCTCGATCCAGAACTTCGGGCACGCCTGCTTCACGGGGCAGGCCGACATCGTCCAAGGTGTCGTCCGTGACTCCCGCGCGGGTTGGCTGCGTGCCGCCCAGGCCGCCGGCTTCTGGGCCGCGGAATCCGGCACCCACGTCCCGGCCATGACCGAGCTTGAGCTGCAGGTTCTCCGGGAATTCTCGGAGCACCGTGAGGGTGAGGTCACGCTTCTCGACGGCCGCGGGGTCGCCGGTGCGATCGGTAACCCCGACCTGCCCGCCGTCGGCGGCGCGCACCTGCCCCGTGACATGCGCGTCGATCCCCGGGAGGTGGCGCCGGTGCTCGCCGCGTGGCTGGCGCGGCAGGGGGTGCGGTTCACCTGGAACACCCGGGTCACGGACGTGGGTGACGGGAAGGTGGCCACCACCCGCGGGGAGTTCGCGGCCGGGCAGGTCGTCGTCTGTCCGGGGTACGGTCTGGCCGGGCTCTTCCCGGAGCTCGCGGAGCGCCACGGGGTCCGGGTCTGCACCCTGGTCATGGCGCTGATCGACCGTCCCGAGCGGGTGCGCCGGGACCTCGGCATGCTCACCGGCACCTCCCTGGCCAGATACGACGGTTTCGCCGCCATGCCGTCGGTGCCGGCCCTGCGCGCGGAGCTGGCGGAGCGGGAACCGGAGTTGGTCGACTGCGTGGCCAACCTCATGGCCACCGGCATTCCGGGCGGGCTGCTCGTCGGCGACTCCCACGCCTACTCGGCCACCCCCGAGCCCTTCCTGGACGAGGGGATCGCCGAACTCCTGCTGGACAGGGCCACCGCCCTGTTGGGCATCGACCGGCCGGTCGTGCGTCAGCGGTGGCTGGGGCGCTACTCCGATTCGCCGGAGACCAACCTGGTGCTGGAGCGGCCGGATACGCGCACCACGGTGGCCGTCGTGACGTCGGGGATCGGCATGACGCTGTCCTTCGGGATTGCCGAACTCATTCTTAACGGCGGGGAAATTCCGGGCTTTTAA
- a CDS encoding ABC transporter permease, whose protein sequence is MTNLKRLPVSGWIGAAIVALVVLTALISLAWTPYNPVHAVPADRLLGSTPEHLMGTDRYGRDVFSRILAGSRITLFVGLVAVGISLVVGVPLGIWAGMRRGWTETLIMRGSDIMLAFPALLLAIVAGAVFGPSTLTAMIAIGIAGIPGFARVARAGTLQVMTQDYIASAKVSKVPGLVVAWRHVLPNIGAVVIVQASVAFALAILAEAALSFLGLGTAPPDPSWGRMLQSAQASLGTAPQLAFWPGLAIAVTVLGFNLLGDGLRDALDPRRRQR, encoded by the coding sequence ATGACCAACCTGAAACGCCTGCCCGTCTCCGGGTGGATCGGCGCGGCCATCGTCGCACTCGTCGTCCTCACCGCGCTGATCTCCCTGGCGTGGACCCCCTACAACCCGGTCCACGCCGTGCCCGCCGACCGGCTGCTCGGCTCCACGCCCGAGCACCTGATGGGCACCGACCGCTACGGCCGGGACGTGTTCTCCCGCATCCTGGCCGGCTCGCGGATCACGCTGTTCGTCGGCCTGGTCGCCGTGGGCATCTCCCTGGTGGTCGGCGTGCCGCTGGGCATCTGGGCGGGCATGCGCCGCGGCTGGACCGAGACGCTGATCATGCGCGGGTCCGACATCATGCTGGCCTTCCCGGCGCTGCTGCTGGCGATCGTCGCCGGGGCGGTCTTCGGGCCGTCGACACTGACGGCGATGATCGCCATCGGTATCGCCGGTATCCCCGGTTTCGCCCGGGTGGCCCGCGCCGGGACCCTGCAGGTGATGACGCAGGACTACATCGCCTCCGCGAAGGTGTCGAAGGTGCCGGGGCTGGTGGTCGCGTGGCGCCACGTGCTGCCCAATATCGGCGCGGTGGTCATCGTCCAGGCGTCCGTGGCGTTCGCCCTGGCCATCCTCGCCGAGGCGGCCCTGAGCTTTCTGGGCCTGGGCACCGCCCCGCCCGACCCGTCCTGGGGCCGGATGCTCCAGTCCGCGCAGGCCTCGCTGGGCACCGCCCCGCAGCTGGCGTTCTGGCCCGGCCTGGCGATCGCCGTGACCGTGCTCGGATTCAACCTGCTGGGCGACGGACTGCGCGACGCCCTCGACCCGCGAAGGAGGCAGCGGTGA
- a CDS encoding type II toxin-antitoxin system RelE family toxin, with translation MTAVYQIDLTRRAARDLRKIQRGDPKLYGQIIHAIQALSTDPYPDGHVDLGGREGYRIRVRDHRILYSVEDHRLIVEVARVGPRGDVYK, from the coding sequence ATGACGGCGGTATATCAGATCGACCTCACCAGGCGGGCAGCTCGGGACCTACGCAAGATCCAGCGCGGTGACCCAAAGCTCTATGGGCAGATCATCCACGCTATCCAGGCTCTGTCCACTGACCCGTACCCGGATGGGCATGTCGACCTGGGAGGCCGAGAAGGCTACCGTATCCGGGTACGTGACCACCGGATCTTGTACTCGGTAGAAGATCATCGACTGATCGTGGAAGTCGCCCGAGTCGGGCCCCGCGGCGATGTCTACAAATAG
- a CDS encoding type II toxin-antitoxin system Phd/YefM family antitoxin, which produces MATAMNNLSAVSLGELRKELGEIVNRATFAGQRTAVTRHGKKVAAIVSVEDLALLDELERRADLEALREARREDDGERISLDDFLAGKDL; this is translated from the coding sequence ATGGCCACTGCAATGAACAACCTGTCCGCGGTCTCCCTGGGGGAGTTGCGCAAGGAGCTCGGTGAGATCGTCAACCGGGCCACTTTCGCGGGTCAGCGCACGGCTGTGACCCGTCATGGCAAGAAGGTCGCAGCGATTGTCTCCGTGGAGGATCTGGCCCTGTTGGATGAGCTGGAACGTCGAGCCGATCTCGAAGCATTGCGGGAGGCCCGCCGCGAGGATGACGGGGAGCGTATCTCTCTGGATGATTTTCTCGCCGGCAAGGATCTCTGA
- the thpR gene encoding RNA 2',3'-cyclic phosphodiesterase, with amino-acid sequence MRLFAAFTPSDEAREHLVAALRPIRERTGQELRWTDPDSWHLTLAFYGDQPNDPADLERHLAAVAAGYGPLELGLRGAGSFNQRTLWIGVDGDTTQLRHLMAECLLDPGERQRQRAHLTVARTGSRTRDRWLLDDLVHALAVYDGPQFTCDRIELVQSHLGAGRSGGPRYETVSEIRLLG; translated from the coding sequence ATGCGTCTGTTTGCGGCGTTCACGCCCTCCGACGAGGCCCGGGAGCACCTGGTGGCCGCGCTGCGCCCCATCCGGGAGCGCACCGGCCAGGAGCTGCGCTGGACCGACCCCGACAGCTGGCACCTGACCCTGGCCTTCTACGGCGACCAGCCCAACGATCCTGCCGATCTGGAACGCCACCTCGCCGCCGTCGCGGCCGGCTACGGGCCCCTGGAACTGGGGCTGCGCGGGGCCGGTTCCTTCAATCAGCGCACCCTGTGGATCGGCGTGGACGGGGACACCACCCAGCTGCGCCACCTGATGGCCGAGTGCCTGCTCGACCCGGGGGAGCGGCAGCGCCAGCGGGCGCACCTGACCGTGGCCCGCACCGGCAGCCGCACCCGCGACCGGTGGCTGCTCGACGACCTCGTGCACGCCCTGGCCGTCTACGACGGCCCGCAGTTCACCTGCGACCGGATTGAACTGGTGCAGTCCCACCTCGGGGCGGGGCGTTCCGGCGGGCCGCGGTACGAGACCGTGTCGGAGATCCGGTTGCTGGGGTAG
- a CDS encoding ABC transporter permease: MLRVIARLALRFLVSLLLASAVIFLLLRAIPGDPARVALGVTATEEAVAELSAQLGTDRPLITQYLEWVGGLLTGDFGLSLASRQDLTPLIVDRAQVSLILIGVSMVLSLLIAVPMGMWAARRSRRLDGSLITAASQIGIAIPSFLAGVLLVTVFSVQLGWLPANGWIPPNVDAGGFLQRLILPVIALTAVQAAILTRYVRSAILEVMDQDFMRTARASGASVAQALRRHGLRNAALPVLTVTGLQLTTLVVGAVVIERVFLIPGLGTMLLDSVANRDLTAVQTIVMLLVVFTLTVNFLVDLAYRLIDPRIRRSA, translated from the coding sequence ATTCTCCGCGTCATCGCGCGCCTCGCGCTGAGATTCCTCGTCTCCCTGCTGCTGGCCTCCGCCGTCATCTTCCTGCTGCTGCGCGCCATCCCCGGCGACCCCGCACGGGTGGCCCTCGGGGTGACCGCCACCGAGGAGGCCGTCGCCGAGCTCTCGGCCCAGCTGGGCACCGACCGCCCGCTGATCACCCAGTACCTGGAGTGGGTGGGCGGACTGCTCACCGGCGACTTCGGCCTGTCCCTGGCCAGCCGCCAGGATCTCACCCCGCTGATCGTCGACCGGGCGCAGGTCTCCCTGATCCTGATCGGGGTGTCGATGGTGCTGTCCCTGCTCATCGCCGTGCCCATGGGCATGTGGGCCGCGCGGCGCTCGCGGCGGCTCGACGGCTCACTGATCACCGCCGCCTCGCAGATCGGCATCGCCATCCCCTCGTTTCTGGCCGGCGTGCTGCTGGTGACGGTGTTCTCCGTGCAACTGGGCTGGCTGCCCGCCAACGGCTGGATCCCGCCGAACGTGGATGCCGGCGGTTTCCTGCAACGGCTCATCCTGCCCGTGATCGCCCTGACCGCGGTGCAGGCGGCGATCCTGACCCGCTACGTGCGCTCCGCGATCCTCGAGGTGATGGACCAGGACTTCATGCGCACGGCCCGGGCCTCCGGGGCGTCGGTCGCCCAGGCGCTGCGCCGCCACGGCCTGCGCAACGCCGCCCTACCCGTGCTCACCGTCACCGGCCTGCAGCTGACTACCCTGGTCGTGGGGGCCGTCGTCATCGAACGCGTCTTCCTCATCCCCGGACTCGGCACGATGCTGCTGGACTCGGTGGCCAACCGCGACCTGACCGCCGTGCAGACCATCGTCATGCTGCTGGTCGTGTTCACGCTGACCGTCAACTTCCTCGTCGACCTGGCCTACCGGCTCATCGACCCGCGGATCAGGAGGAGCGCATGA